The sequence GGCGGCGGAAGTGGCGGGTTGAGAGGTCAATCCTCTGCGACACGGCATCGAGCCTGAACTGGCAGGCAACCGCGAGCTTGAAGAGAGATATGGTCTCCCCCGTAGGCAGGGCGACATGCACAATGCCGCCCATGCGGACAATCCGGTTTTCCCGTGAAATGATGTACATGTAAGATCCTAAGATAATCAAGAGATTCCAATCGTCAAGCTCTTATGGCAGATCTCGGGCATGAGCCGGATCTGCTCCCTCCGATTTCCCGTCGATGTTGCGAATTCAGAGGATGCCGAGGGCGGCGGAGACGAGGAGTTCGTCCTCGAAGAGCCATTTCGCCGCTTCAGAGCCGGGCGATGGGGATCCGCTTGCCTTGGATTCCGGTCTGGCCGCGATCTCGAGGACTAGGGTCGAGCTGCGTTTCCGAGTTGCGAAGTATCCGGCGTCATGGATTGCCATGTGGCTGGCGAGTGCGCGGATTGCAGCCTGGGAAGCGTCCGTGCCGGTATCGCCGCCTAACAGGGACTCGAGCATGGCGGGGGTGGGATCACTGCCGCCGCGGATTTTGATCGATCCCGTGTCATCTTTCGATACCGTGGCGCCGAGCGAATCCGCGAGCTCCGCTGCGCGTGCATCGATGCCGCTTGCGGAGAGTGCTTCGGGCAGCGCGGACTCCAGCATGGTGGCAAGCTCGATCTGGCGTGAATGGAGTTTCGTGAGATCAGGTGTGGTGGTCATCAGTTTCGGATCCATTACGAAGTCCGGCGACGAGATGCAGAGGCGGACGAATGAAGCGATGGCTTCCGATGCGTGTGCACATGGGATGGCGCTGCATACGGGGACGAATGCGAACGCGGCAAGCCGGTTGGCGACAAGGACGTTGCCTATGGCCAGCATTTTTGCGGAAAGCAGCGAGTCCCGTTCCCTCTTGAGGATATAGAACTCCATGGCGCGCCGGAGTGTGACCTCGAGCTGTGGGATGTCCCAGGGCTTGGTGATGTAGCGGAAGATGCCGCCCTTGTTGACGGAGCCGATGGCCGCATCGATGTCGGCGTATGCGGTGGAGAGGATCTTGATGACATCCGGATAGTCG comes from Akkermansiaceae bacterium and encodes:
- a CDS encoding response regulator, whose product is MSQANESYDYQRHAILFVDDEANSRKYFKRLFGREFRILEAEDGVEALKVFRENSNDIGIIVTDQRMPNETGVGFLSKIATDYPDVIKILSTAYADIDAAIGSVNKGGIFRYITKPWDIPQLEVTLRRAMEFYILKRERDSLLSAKMLAIGNVLVANRLAAFAFVPVCSAIPCAHASEAIASFVRLCISSPDFVMDPKLMTTTPDLTKLHSRQIELATMLESALPEALSASGIDARAAELADSLGATVSKDDTGSIKIRGGSDPTPAMLESLLGGDTGTDASQAAIRALASHMAIHDAGYFATRKRSSTLVLEIAARPESKASGSPSPGSEAAKWLFEDELLVSAALGIL